A genomic region of Mycolicibacterium poriferae contains the following coding sequences:
- a CDS encoding AAA family ATPase encodes MTRSSGPATTTAQCEAVLDEIGRAVVGKRRALNLILTTMLARGHMLIEDLPGLGKTLIAKSFAAALGLEFTRVQFTPDLLPADLLGSTIYDMQSGRFEFRRGPVFTNLLLGDEINRTPPKTQAALLEAMAERQVSIDGVTHRLPEPFLVLATDNPIEYEGTYPLPEAQLDRFSVRLELKYLSEQEEATMLRRRLDRGSAPPSVQRVVDVHDLLAMQESVEQVSVHDDVLQYVVTLAAASRSHPQVAVGASPRAELDLVQLARAHALLQGRDYVIPEDVKALAVPTMAHRISLRPEMWVRRVQGADVVEELLRRTPVPRADR; translated from the coding sequence GTGACGCGCAGTTCCGGTCCGGCGACCACGACCGCCCAGTGCGAGGCCGTCCTCGACGAGATCGGCCGCGCCGTCGTCGGCAAACGCCGGGCGTTGAACCTGATCCTCACCACGATGCTGGCCCGCGGCCACATGCTGATCGAGGACCTGCCCGGGCTGGGAAAGACGTTGATCGCCAAGTCGTTCGCAGCGGCGCTCGGCCTGGAGTTCACCCGTGTGCAGTTCACGCCCGATCTGCTGCCTGCGGACCTGCTGGGTTCGACCATCTACGACATGCAGTCGGGACGCTTCGAATTCCGTCGCGGGCCCGTGTTCACCAACCTGCTCCTGGGCGACGAGATCAACCGGACCCCACCCAAGACACAGGCAGCGCTGCTCGAGGCGATGGCCGAGCGGCAGGTCAGCATCGACGGCGTGACACATCGTCTGCCGGAACCGTTCCTGGTGCTGGCCACCGACAATCCGATCGAGTACGAGGGCACCTATCCGCTCCCCGAGGCGCAACTGGACCGCTTCTCGGTGCGGTTGGAGCTCAAGTACCTCTCGGAACAGGAGGAGGCAACCATGTTGCGGCGGCGCCTGGACCGCGGCTCGGCGCCGCCGTCGGTGCAGCGGGTGGTCGACGTGCACGATCTGCTCGCCATGCAGGAGTCGGTCGAGCAGGTGTCGGTGCACGATGACGTCCTGCAGTACGTGGTCACACTGGCGGCCGCCAGCCGTTCCCATCCGCAGGTCGCGGTAGGCGCCAGCCCACGTGCCGAACTCGATCTGGTGCAGCTGGCCCGCGCCCATGCATTGCTCCAAGGACGCGACTACGTCATTCCGGAGGACGTCAAGGCCCTGGCGGTGCCCACGATGGCGCACCGGATCA